The following coding sequences lie in one Rutidosis leptorrhynchoides isolate AG116_Rl617_1_P2 chromosome 4, CSIRO_AGI_Rlap_v1, whole genome shotgun sequence genomic window:
- the LOC139845389 gene encoding presequence protease 1, chloroplastic/mitochondrial-like, which produces MHLGSINSIATSSSHHSSSKPSLTMARAVLIRSITSYTSHSSNRYRLIPNFYRRYPIRHHLRRHISTARPSPIQLRSPLSHISPRSIATSPQFSSDAIGAHDEAAEKLGFEKVSELNLKQETPDPPKTLKSVPTLSLHDIPKKPTQIPIEVGDINGVKVLHHEFSETITYDGPTLYCDIVFDMSSLKHELLPLVPLFCQSLLEMGTEDLLEELIRIKTRGLSIFPFTSSKHGSDTPVSHIVIRGKALSAQHYTEHLFDLVNWVLQDVEFADQELFKQFVSQSKAIMENRLRNSGHDIAAARMDAKLNSAGWIREQMGGVSYLEFLKDLEEKVEHDWSSISASLEEIRKTVLSKNNCIVNLTSDGENLKDSEKYVAEFIDSLPTTSPVASSASWNNKRISSINEAIVIPTQVNYVGKAANLYETGYQRKGSAYVICNHISNTWLRDRVRVNGGAYNGFCDFNPYSGIFSFLSYRDPNLLKTLDIYDGTVDFLRQMEMDDDILTKAIFETIGDVDSYQQSPEFKGYSSLLQYLLGITEEERQIRHEEILSTRLSDFQAFANALDATIKDKGVVVAVASPDDVDAANKERPNFFQLKKAL; this is translated from the exons ATGCATTTAGGATCGATTAATTCAATTGCAACCTCATCATCTCACCATTCCTCCTCAAAACCTTCATTAACAATGGCGAGAGCTGTTCTTATTCGCTCTATTACCTCATATACTTCACATTCCTCCAATCGCTACCGTCTTATCCCTAACTTCTACCGCCGTTATCCTATCCGCCACCACCTCCGCCGCCACATCTCTACCGCCCGTCCGTCGCCCATCCAATTACGCTCTCCTTTATCTCATATATCTCCCAGATCCATCGCAACATCTCCACAATTCTCTTCTG ATGCTATTGGTGCTCATGATGAAGCTGCCGAGAAACTTGGATTTGAGAAGGTATCTGAGCTAAATTTGAAGCAAGAAACTCCTGACCCGCCAAAAACTCTAAAAAGTGTTCCAACTCTATCTCTTCACGATATTCCAAAGAAACCTACTCAAATCCCTATTGAG GTTGGAGATATCAATGGAGTGAAAGTATTGCATCATGAGTTCTCTGAAACAATAACTTATGATGGTCCCACTCTTTACTGTGATATAGTATTTGATATGAGTTCTCTGAAGCATGAACTTCTTCCTTTGGTTCCACTCTTTTG TCAATCATTGCTGGAAATGGGAACAGAAGACCTGCTAGAGGAGCTAATTAGAATTAAGACAAGGGGCTTATCCATATTTCCTTTTACATCATCAAAACATGGGTCAGACACGCCGGTCAGTCATATTGTTATTCGAGGAAAAGCTTTGTCAGCACAACACTACACTGAGCATCTTTTCGATCTG GTCAACTGGGTTCTCCAAGATGTCGAATTTGCTGATCAAGAGCTTTTTAAGCAGTTTGTGTCCCAAAGCAAAGCTATAATGGAG AATCGGTTGAGAAATAGTGGTCATGACATTGCAGCTGCAAGGATGGATGCAAAGTTAAACAGTGCAGGGTGGATCAGGGAACAAATGGGTGGTGTCAG TTATCTTGAGTTTTTAAAAGATCTTGAAGAGAAAGTTGAACATGACTGGAGTTCAATTTCCGCGTCCCTTGAAGAGATCCGTAAAACCGTACTATCAAAGAACAATTGCATTGTAAATCTTACATCTGATGGGGAAAACCTTAAAGATTCTGAAAAATATGTTGCAGAGTTCATTGATTCGCTTCCAACTACATCTCCAGTTGCATCGTCAGCTTCTTGGAATAATAAACGAATTTCATCAATAAATGAAGCTATCGTGATACCAACTCAG GTCAATTATGTTGGAAAAGCAGCAAATTTGTATGAAACTGGGTATCAACGTAAGGGAAGTGCGTATGTTATATGCAACCACATAAGTAATACTTGGTTGCGGGACCGTGTGCGAGTTAATGGCGGGGCTTATAATGGGTTCTGTGATTTCAACCCGTATTCTG GAATATTCTCGTTCTTATCTTACCGggacccaaatttgctcaagacaCTAGATATATATGATGGAACCGTTGATTTCCTTCGTCAAATGGAAATGGATGATGACATTCTTACAAAGGCAATTTTTGAAACAATTGGTGATGTAGATTCATACCAGCAGTCACCCGAATTCAAAGGATATAGTAG CTTATTACAATACTTGCTGGGAATTACAGAGGAGGAAAGACAAATAAGACACGAGGAGATACTATCTACAAG GTTGAGTGACTTCCAAGCCTTTGCAAATGCACTTGATGCTACTATCAAGGATAAAGGTGTTGTGGTAGCAGTTGCATCACCTGATGATGTCGATGCTGCTAACAAGGAACGGCCCAACTTCTTTCAATTGAAAAAAGCTCTTTAA
- the LOC139845391 gene encoding presequence protease 1, chloroplastic/mitochondrial-like → METTVLLRSITSRTSHACVRSFYRSSHRLSSSNYRLIPNFHRRSQLRHYISSALPSHIQFSPRFSLISPKSIATSPRCSTDAIGAYDEAAEKVSELNMKQETHDPPKTLNSVPSLSRNNIPKKPIQIPTEVGDINGVKVLQHDLETEDYLYCDIVFDMSSLKQELLPLVPLFCQSLMEMGTEDQLSKLNRIKTRGLSIYPYTSSKYGSDTPVSHIIVRGKATSTPDYTKKLFNLVNCVLKDVQFADQELFKQFVSQSKARMENRLRDFGHDMADKRMNAKLSSAGWIKEQMGGVSYLEFLKDLEVKVQHDWSAISSSLEEIRKTILSKNNCIINLTSDGETLKDSEKYVAKFLDQLPNTSPVSSPCWNTRIPSINEAIVIPTQVNYVGNAASLYETGYQLKGSAYVISKHISDTWLWDRVRVSGGAYNGFCFFNPYPGTLSFSSYRDPNLLKTLDIYDGTSDFLRQMEMDDNTLTKAIIGTIGKPDPYQLSPEFKGYSSLLRYLCGITEEERQIRHGEILSTRLSDFQDFANAIDAIKDKGVVVAVTSPDDVDAANKERPSFFQVKEVL, encoded by the exons ATGGAGACAACTGTTCTTCTTCGCTCTATTACCTCACGTACTTCACATGCCTGTGTACGTTCCTTCTATCGTTCTTCTCACCGTCTTTCCTCCAGTAACTACCGTCTTATCCCTAATTTCCACCGCCGTTCTCAACTCCGCCACTACATCTCCAGCGCCCTTCCGTCGCACATCCAATTCAGCCCTCGTTTCTCTCTTATATCTCCCAAATCCATCGCAACATCTCCACGGTGTTCTACTG ATGCTATTGGTGCTTACGATGAAGCTGCCGAGAAGGTATCTGAGCTAAATATGAAGCAAGAAACTCATGACCCGCCAAAAACTTTAAATAGTGTTCCAAGTTTATCTCGTAACAACATTCCGAAGAAACCTATTCAAATCCCTACTGAG GTTGGAGATATCAATGGAGTGAAAGTATTGCAGCATGATCTTGAAACGGAGGATTACCTTTACTGTGATATAGTATTTGATATGAGTTCTCTGAAGCAAGAACTTCTTCCTTTGGTTCCACTCTTTTG TCAATCATTGATGGAAATGGGAACAGAAGACCAGCTGAGTAAGCTAAATAGAATTAAGACAAGGGGCTTATCCATATATCCTTATACATCATCAAAATATGGGTCAGACACTCCGGTCAGTCATATTATTGTTCGAGGAAAAGCCACGTCAACACCAGACTACACTAAGAAACTTTTCAATCTG GTCAACTGTGTTCTCAAAGATGTCCAATTTGCTGATCAAGAGCTTTTTAAGCAGTTTGTCTCCCAAAGTAAAGCTAGAATGGAG AATCGGTTGAGGGATTTTGGTCATGACATGGCAGATAAAAGGATGAATGCAAAGTTAAGCAGTGCAGGGTGGATCAAGGAACAAATGGGCGGTGTCAG TTATCTTGAGTTTTTGAAGGATCTTGAAGTGAAAGTTCAGCATGATTGGAGTGCAATATCCTCTTCCCTTGAAGAGATCCGTAAAACCATACTATCAAAGAACAATTGCATTATAAATCTTACATCTGATGGGGAAACCCTTAAAGATTCTGAAAAATATGTTGCAAAGTTTCTTGATCAGCTTCCAAATACATCTCCAGTTTCATCACCTTGTTGGAATACACGAATTCCATCAATAAATGAAGCTATTGTGATACCAACTCAG GTAAATTATGTTGGTAACGCAGCAAGTTTGTATGAAACTGGGTATCAACTTAAGGGAAGTGCATATGTTATATCTAAGCACATAAGTGATACTTGGTTGTGGGACCGTGTTCGAGTTAGTGGTGGGGCTTATAACGGCTTCTGTTTTTTCAACCCTTATCCAG GAACATTGTCATTCTCATCTTACCGGGACCCTAATTTACTCAAGACACTAGATATATATGATGGAACTAGTGATTTTCTTCGTCAAATGGAAATGGATGATAACACTCTTACAAAGGCAATTATTGGGACAATTGGTAAACCAGATCCATACCAGTTATCACCCGAATTCAAAGGATATAGTAG CTTATTACGATACTTGTGTGGAATTACAGAGGAAGAAAGACAAATAAGACACGGGGAGATACTATCTACAAG GTTGAGTGACTTCCAAGACTTTGCAAATGCAATTGATGCTATCAAGGATAAAGGTGTTGTAGTAGCCGTGACATCACCTGATGATGTCGATGCTGCAAACAAGGAACGGCCCAGCTTCTTTCAAGTGAAAGAAGTCCTTTAA
- the LOC139842772 gene encoding presequence protease 1, chloroplastic/mitochondrial-like gives MAGAVLLRSITSRASHACVRSFYRSSHRLIPNFHRRSQLRHNISSALPSHIQFSSRFSHISPKSIATSPQYSTDAIGVNDEAAKKLGFEKVYELKMKQETPDQSQALKSVHSLSLHDIPKPIQIPIEVGEINGVKVLQHDLETEDFLYCDTVFDMSSLKQELIPLVPLFCQSLLKLGTEDLLSQLIRRHTYGTSIFPFTSSKRGSDTPVSHTPSVPN, from the exons ATGGCGGGAGCTGTTCTTCTTCGCTCTATTACCTCACGTGCGTCACATGCATGTGTACGTTCCTTCTACCGTTCTTCTCACCGTCTTATCCCTAATTTCCACCGCCGTTCTCAACTCCGCCACAACATCTCCAGCGCCCTTCCGTCGCACATCCAATTCAGCTCTCGTTTCTCTCATATATCTCCCAAATCAATCGCAACATCTCCACAGTATTCTACTG ATGCTATTGGTGTTAATGATGAAGCTGCCAAAAAGCTTGGATTTGAGAAGGTATATGAGCTAAAGATGAAGCAAGAAACTCCTGACCAATCACAAGCTTTGAAAAGTGTTCATAGCCTATCTCTTCACGACATTCCTAAACCTATTCAAATCCCTATTGAG GTTGGAGAAATCAATGGAGTGAAAGTATTGCAGCATGATCTTGAAACGGAGGATTTTCTTTACTGTGATACAGTATTTGATATGAGTTCTCTGAAGCAAGAACTAATTCCTCTGGTTCCACTCTTTTG TCAATCATTGTTGAAATTGGGAACAGAAGACCTGCTTAGTCAGTTAATTAGAAGGCATACATACGGCACATCCATATTTCCTTTTACATCATCAAAACGTGGGTCAGACACTCCGGTCAGTCATACTCCCTCCGTCCCCaattaa
- the LOC139845392 gene encoding presequence protease 2, chloroplastic/mitochondrial-like: MNAKLNSAGWIREQMRGVSCFTFVNCHSVDIKYTCSYYEFLKDLEEKVEHDWSAISASLEEIRKTVLSKNNCLVNLTSDGKNLKNSEKYVEKFLDMLPSTSPVASSPSWNRRIPSINEAIVIPKQVNYVGKTANVYETGYQFKGSAYVISKHISNTWLWDRVRVSGAEYGGLCSFDAHSGICSFLSFGDLNLLKTLDIYDGTSDFLRQLEMDDDTLTKAIIETIGNVESNQSPDFKGYRSLLGYLSGITEDERQIIHEEKLSTRLSDFHDFANAIDAIKDKGVVVAVTSPDYVDAANKERPNFFQVKKAL; encoded by the exons ATGAATGCAAAGTTAAACAGTGCAGGGTGGATCAGGGAACAAATGCGTGGTGTCAG TTGTTTCACGTTTGTGAATTGCCATTCGGTTGACATTAAGTATACTTGTAGTTATTATGAGTTTTTGAAGGATCTTGAAGAGAAAGTTGAACATGACTGGAGTGCAATTTCCGCGTCCCTCGAAGAGATCCGTAAAACCGTGCTATCAAAGAACAATTGCCTTGTGAATCTTACATCTGACGGAAAAAACCTTAAAAATTCTGAAAAATATGTTGAAAAGTTTCTTGATATGCTTCCAAGTACATCTCCAGTTGCATCATCACCTTCTTGGAATAGACGAATTCCATCAATTAATGAAGCTATCGTGATACCTAAACAG GTAAATTATGTTGGAAAAACAGCAAATGTGTATGAAACTGGGTATCAATTTAAGGGGAGTGCGTATGTCATATCTAAGCACATAAGTAATACTTGGCTGTGGGACCGTGTGCGAGTTAGCGGTGCGGAATATGGAGGCTTATGTAGTTTCGACGCTCATTCAG GAATATGCTCATTCTTATCTTTCGGGGACCTTAATTTGCTCAAGACACTAGATATATACGATGGAACCAGTGATTTCCTACGTCAATTGGAAATGGACGATGACACTCTTACAAAGGCAATTATTGAGACAATTGGTAATGTAGAATCAAACCAGTCACCGGATTTCAAAGGATATAGAAG CTTATTAGGATACTTGTCGGGAATTACAGAGGACGAAAGACAAATAATACACGAGGAGAAACTATCTACAAG GTTGAGTGACTTTCATGACTTTGCAAATGCAATTGATGCTATCAAGGATAAAGGTGTTGTGGTAGCAGTGACATCACCTGATTATGTCGATGCTGCTAACAAGGAACGACCCAACTTCTTTCAAGTGAAAAAAGCTCTTTAA